Proteins encoded within one genomic window of Flavobacterium sp. NG2:
- a CDS encoding glycoside hydrolase family 31 protein, protein MITNTDLEYKGDLYPSKIVSFEHEVDSVYFHTNNSVILKVTVLRDSMLRFRFTTKGYFSNDFSYAIDKYHSHGYNFLEVTEKKDHFEIQTSKVICRIQKVDLRLSIFDIDGNVILEDELGFHWEESYEFGGNIVKMSKASREGECFYGLGDKATQMNLKGKRLENFATDQYAFQKDQEPLYKVVPFYIGLHNKKAYGIFFDNTFRTFFDFCNERRNVTSFWAEGGEMNYYFIYGPKMQDVVTSYTDLTGKPELPPLWTLGYHQCKWSYFPESNVKEITAKFRELKIPCDAIYLDIDYMDGFRCFTWDKNHFPDPKRMVAELAADGFKTIVIIDPGIKIDKEYSVYQEALAKDYFCKRADGPYMKGKVWPGECNFPDYTNPEVREWWAGLFKELVSDIGVKGVWNDMNEPAVMEVPNKTFPIDVRHHYDGNPCSHRKAHNIYGTQMARATYHGVKRFIYPKRPFVITRSAYAGAQRYTSSWTGDNVATWEHLWIANIQVQRMNISGMGFTGSDIGGFAEQPSGELYARWIQLGVFHPFCRTHSSGDHGHQEPWAFDEEVIDITRKFVNLRYQLLPYLYTMFWQYIEEGLPMLKPLVYFDQEDIQTHYRNDEFVFGNQILVCPILEPNSLGRRMYMPRGQWYNYWTNKMVNGGKEMWVDAQFDEIPVFVKAGAIIPKYPVQQYVGELEFDELILDVYYKEGKEKSVVYEDAQDGYDYKKGRYSFLTFKVIGKEKELNIQLHKEGKFETAYSKYKINLIGLPFKVKSIEINNETLDFDKKTLDLYNYLIVDKEFTVLHIVGV, encoded by the coding sequence ATGATTACAAATACAGATTTAGAATATAAAGGAGATTTATATCCTTCAAAAATTGTTTCTTTTGAGCACGAAGTAGATTCTGTTTATTTTCATACTAATAATAGTGTAATTTTAAAAGTAACTGTACTTAGAGATAGTATGTTACGTTTCAGATTCACTACGAAAGGATATTTCAGTAATGATTTTTCGTATGCAATTGATAAGTATCATTCTCATGGTTATAATTTTTTGGAAGTGACTGAAAAGAAAGATCATTTCGAAATTCAGACTAGTAAAGTAATTTGTAGGATACAAAAAGTAGATTTAAGACTTTCGATTTTTGATATAGATGGTAATGTGATTCTAGAAGATGAACTCGGATTTCATTGGGAAGAAAGTTATGAATTTGGTGGGAATATTGTCAAAATGAGTAAAGCTTCCCGCGAGGGTGAATGTTTCTATGGACTTGGGGACAAAGCGACTCAAATGAATCTAAAAGGCAAAAGGTTGGAAAATTTTGCCACTGACCAGTATGCTTTTCAAAAAGATCAGGAGCCTTTGTATAAAGTAGTCCCTTTTTATATAGGCTTGCATAATAAAAAAGCGTATGGAATATTCTTTGATAATACATTTCGAACTTTTTTTGATTTTTGTAATGAAAGACGTAATGTAACTAGTTTTTGGGCTGAAGGTGGTGAGATGAATTATTATTTCATTTACGGACCAAAAATGCAAGACGTGGTTACCTCTTATACAGATTTAACGGGTAAACCTGAGTTACCGCCACTTTGGACACTTGGTTATCACCAATGTAAATGGAGTTATTTCCCAGAGAGTAATGTAAAAGAAATAACAGCAAAGTTTAGAGAATTGAAAATTCCATGTGATGCCATCTACTTAGACATCGATTATATGGATGGTTTTCGTTGTTTTACTTGGGATAAAAATCATTTTCCCGACCCAAAACGAATGGTTGCTGAATTAGCGGCCGATGGATTTAAAACAATTGTTATCATTGATCCAGGGATAAAAATAGATAAAGAATATTCTGTTTATCAAGAGGCTTTAGCTAAAGACTATTTTTGTAAAAGAGCAGACGGCCCTTATATGAAAGGAAAAGTGTGGCCTGGAGAATGTAATTTCCCTGATTACACAAATCCCGAAGTTAGAGAATGGTGGGCGGGATTATTTAAAGAATTAGTTTCGGATATTGGAGTAAAAGGGGTTTGGAATGACATGAATGAACCTGCCGTAATGGAGGTACCAAATAAAACTTTTCCAATCGATGTTCGTCATCATTATGATGGAAACCCTTGTAGTCATCGTAAAGCACATAACATTTATGGGACACAAATGGCTAGGGCTACTTATCATGGGGTGAAACGATTTATATATCCTAAAAGGCCTTTTGTGATAACGCGCTCCGCTTATGCAGGTGCACAACGGTATACATCCTCATGGACAGGAGATAATGTGGCTACATGGGAACACCTTTGGATAGCTAATATTCAAGTACAACGAATGAATATATCAGGAATGGGATTCACTGGTTCGGATATAGGTGGATTTGCAGAACAGCCTTCAGGTGAATTGTATGCACGTTGGATTCAGTTAGGAGTATTTCATCCTTTTTGTAGAACACACTCGTCAGGAGATCATGGACATCAAGAGCCATGGGCATTTGATGAGGAGGTAATTGATATTACTCGAAAGTTTGTTAACCTTCGTTATCAATTATTACCGTATTTATACACCATGTTTTGGCAATATATCGAAGAAGGTTTACCAATGCTGAAACCTTTAGTTTATTTTGACCAAGAGGACATTCAAACACATTATAGAAATGACGAATTTGTATTTGGAAATCAAATATTAGTTTGTCCTATATTAGAACCTAATTCTTTAGGTAGAAGAATGTATATGCCAAGAGGACAATGGTATAATTACTGGACAAACAAGATGGTTAATGGAGGGAAAGAAATGTGGGTAGATGCGCAATTTGATGAAATTCCAGTTTTTGTAAAAGCGGGAGCTATCATTCCTAAATACCCAGTCCAGCAATATGTGGGAGAATTAGAGTTTGATGAATTAATTTTAGATGTATATTACAAAGAAGGTAAAGAAAAATCGGTAGTATATGAAGATGCCCAAGATGGGTATGATTATAAAAAAGGAAGGTATAGTTTCTTAACTTTCAAAGTTATCGGAAAAGAGAAAGAATTGAATATTCAGTTGCACAAGGAAGGTAAATTTGAAACAGCCTATTCGAAATATAAAATTAATTTAATAGGGCTTCCATTTAAAGTTAAAAGCATCGAAATCAATAACGAAACATTAGATTTTGACAAGAAGACTTTAGATTTGTATAATTATCTAATAGTTGATAAAGAATTTACTGTACTACATATTGTTGGAGTGTAG
- the lon gene encoding endopeptidase La, producing the protein MSNHKISTIDNLSLQEIDSQAELIPLLTPEDEEEMMNEVLPETIPILPLRNMVLFPGVVIPITAGRDKSIKLIDDANAEGKIIGVVAQIDEDVEEPTKNDIHQIGTVARILRVLKMPDGNTTVILQGKKRFEISSIVTEEPYMTANIKDILEKKPKGKNSEFLAILESVKDLAIQIIKESPNIPSEATFAIKNIESQSFLINFVTSNLNLSVKEKQDLLAINNLKDRALETLKYMNVELQKLELKNDIQSKVRFDLDQQQREYFLHQQMKTIQEELGGTSQEEEMDEMLAKSKTKKWDEKCQKHFEKELSKMRRMNPQAPDFGIQRNYLELLLELPWNEFSKDNFDLKRAQKILDRDHFGLEEVKKRMIEHLAVLKLRNDMKSPIICLTGPPGVGKTSIGRSVAEALGREYVRISLGGLRDEAEIRGHRKTYIGAMPGRIIQSLKKAGTSNPVFVLDEIDKLSNSNQGDPSSALLEVLDPEQNSTFYDNFVELGYDLSKVMFIATSNNMSMIQPALRDRMEVIKMSGYTIEEKVEIAKQHLFPRQLKEHGLTSKDLTIGKKQLEKIVEGYTRESGVRGLEAKIAQVIRNAAKSVAMEEEYNKKVTDADIVEVLGVPRLERDKYESNDVAGVVTGLAWTSVGGDILFIESLISPGKGGMTITGNLGTVMKESATIALEYIKANTELLGLDPEILTKYNIHLHVPEGATPKDGPSAGIAMLTSLVSLFTQKRVKKNIAMTGEITLRGKVLPVGGIKEKILAAKRANIKELILCHENKSDVDEIKPEYVDGLIFHYVKEMNEVLEIAITNQKVKNAKKL; encoded by the coding sequence ATGTCAAATCATAAAATAAGTACTATTGACAATCTGTCACTTCAAGAGATCGATTCTCAAGCCGAATTAATCCCATTACTAACTCCTGAAGATGAGGAAGAAATGATGAATGAAGTATTGCCTGAAACGATTCCTATTCTTCCATTGCGAAATATGGTCTTATTTCCAGGTGTAGTTATTCCTATTACTGCAGGACGTGATAAATCAATTAAATTAATTGATGATGCAAATGCTGAAGGAAAAATTATTGGTGTAGTTGCTCAAATTGACGAAGATGTTGAAGAGCCTACAAAAAATGATATCCATCAAATTGGAACCGTAGCTAGAATTCTACGTGTTCTAAAAATGCCTGATGGAAATACTACAGTAATATTACAGGGTAAAAAACGATTCGAAATTTCATCGATTGTTACTGAAGAGCCTTATATGACTGCGAATATCAAAGATATTCTAGAGAAGAAACCTAAAGGTAAAAATTCGGAATTTTTGGCGATTTTAGAATCAGTTAAGGATTTAGCGATTCAAATTATCAAAGAGAGCCCAAATATTCCAAGCGAAGCTACTTTTGCAATAAAAAATATTGAAAGCCAGTCTTTCTTAATTAATTTTGTGACTTCAAATCTGAATTTATCAGTTAAAGAAAAACAAGACTTACTAGCGATTAACAACCTTAAAGATAGAGCATTAGAGACTTTGAAATACATGAATGTTGAGTTGCAAAAATTGGAACTTAAAAACGACATTCAATCTAAAGTTCGCTTTGATTTAGACCAACAACAAAGAGAATATTTCTTGCACCAACAGATGAAAACTATCCAAGAGGAATTGGGTGGAACATCTCAGGAAGAGGAAATGGACGAAATGTTGGCGAAGTCCAAAACTAAAAAATGGGACGAAAAATGTCAAAAACATTTTGAAAAAGAACTATCTAAAATGCGTCGTATGAATCCACAAGCACCAGACTTTGGGATTCAAAGAAATTATTTAGAACTTTTATTAGAATTGCCTTGGAATGAATTCTCTAAAGATAATTTTGATTTAAAGAGAGCACAAAAAATATTAGACAGAGACCATTTTGGACTCGAAGAGGTGAAAAAGAGAATGATTGAGCATTTGGCAGTTTTAAAATTGCGTAACGATATGAAATCGCCAATCATTTGTTTGACAGGACCTCCAGGTGTGGGTAAAACTTCTATTGGACGCTCTGTAGCTGAAGCTTTAGGTAGAGAATATGTCCGTATTTCTCTTGGAGGATTACGTGATGAAGCAGAAATTAGAGGGCATAGAAAAACGTATATTGGTGCTATGCCAGGTCGAATTATCCAAAGTTTGAAAAAAGCTGGAACCTCAAATCCTGTTTTTGTGTTGGACGAAATCGATAAATTATCCAATAGCAATCAAGGAGATCCGTCTTCTGCTTTGTTGGAAGTTTTGGACCCTGAGCAAAACAGCACTTTTTATGATAATTTTGTTGAATTGGGCTATGATTTATCTAAAGTGATGTTTATTGCTACTTCAAATAATATGTCGATGATTCAGCCTGCTTTACGCGACCGTATGGAGGTGATAAAGATGTCTGGCTATACGATTGAAGAAAAAGTAGAAATTGCCAAGCAGCACCTGTTTCCACGTCAATTAAAAGAACACGGATTAACGTCCAAGGATTTGACTATTGGTAAAAAACAATTAGAAAAAATCGTTGAAGGATATACTCGTGAATCTGGGGTTCGTGGCTTGGAAGCTAAGATTGCTCAAGTAATTCGTAATGCTGCTAAATCAGTTGCGATGGAGGAAGAGTATAATAAAAAAGTAACTGATGCCGACATTGTTGAAGTTCTAGGTGTACCTCGTTTAGAAAGAGATAAATACGAATCAAATGATGTGGCTGGAGTAGTTACCGGTTTGGCTTGGACTAGTGTTGGAGGAGATATCTTGTTTATTGAGTCTTTGATTTCTCCAGGTAAAGGAGGGATGACAATCACAGGGAACTTAGGTACAGTAATGAAAGAATCTGCGACAATTGCCTTGGAATACATAAAAGCTAATACCGAATTATTAGGTTTAGATCCTGAAATTTTAACCAAATACAACATTCATTTACACGTGCCAGAAGGAGCAACGCCCAAGGATGGTCCAAGTGCGGGAATTGCAATGTTGACTTCATTAGTTTCTTTATTTACCCAAAAAAGAGTAAAGAAAAATATTGCCATGACTGGTGAAATTACTTTAAGAGGTAAAGTGCTTCCTGTAGGTGGAATTAAGGAAAAAATATTAGCTGCCAAAAGAGCTAATATTAAAGAATTAATTTTATGTCATGAAAATAAAAGTGATGTTGATGAAATCAAACCGGAATACGTAGATGGTCTTATCTTTCATTATGTCAAGGAGATGAATGAGGTATTGGAAATTGCTATTACAAATCAAAAAGTAAAAAATGCTAAAAAACTATAA
- the porQ gene encoding type IX secretion system protein PorQ — protein MFKRQIVFLFLFFCSFSYSQIGGKSVYQFLNLVTSPRQAALGGKIITIYDEDVNQGIFNPASINPDMHNHLAINYGSYFGEVTYGTASYAYTYDRHLQTFHAGVNYINYGDFDGYDENGQQTNSFTGSEIAISGGYSYNVPYTTLHLGANAKFISSSLETYTSLGGAIDLGAIYIDEKNDVNWALAIRNIGTQFTTYSGIREQLPMEVIFGVSQELEHVPIRWHLTLENLQQWNISFSNPVRAESSFDGETTEEKVSFLGNTFRHVILGAELFPKKAFNLRLSYNFRRAQELKILEQRTFSGLSVGLGLKMNKLKFNYSYSRYTLAGNTSLFGLTINFQ, from the coding sequence ATGTTTAAAAGGCAGATTGTTTTTTTGTTTTTATTCTTTTGTTCTTTTTCCTATTCTCAAATAGGAGGTAAGAGTGTTTATCAATTTTTAAATTTGGTTACCTCTCCTAGACAAGCTGCGCTAGGTGGAAAGATAATTACTATTTACGATGAAGATGTGAATCAAGGGATTTTTAATCCCGCATCCATTAATCCTGATATGCACAATCATCTCGCGATCAATTACGGAAGTTATTTTGGAGAAGTCACTTATGGTACCGCTTCTTATGCCTATACTTATGACCGCCATCTGCAAACTTTTCATGCTGGTGTCAATTATATCAATTACGGTGATTTTGATGGATATGATGAAAATGGTCAGCAAACGAACTCATTTACTGGTAGTGAAATAGCCATTTCAGGTGGGTATTCTTATAATGTTCCTTATACTACGTTGCACTTGGGAGCTAATGCTAAGTTTATTTCTTCCAGTTTAGAAACCTATACTTCATTGGGAGGAGCAATAGATTTAGGTGCCATTTATATTGATGAAAAAAATGATGTCAATTGGGCGTTGGCAATTCGAAATATAGGAACTCAGTTTACGACTTATTCAGGGATTAGAGAGCAATTGCCTATGGAGGTAATTTTTGGTGTATCTCAGGAATTAGAACATGTTCCAATACGCTGGCACCTTACCTTGGAAAACTTACAACAATGGAATATCTCTTTTTCAAATCCTGTGAGAGCAGAGAGTTCTTTTGATGGTGAGACTACAGAAGAAAAAGTTTCCTTTCTTGGAAACACCTTTAGACACGTGATTTTAGGAGCAGAATTATTTCCTAAAAAAGCCTTTAATTTAAGATTGAGTTACAATTTCAGAAGAGCACAAGAATTAAAAATTCTTGAACAACGCACATTTTCTGGATTGTCGGTAGGATTAGGATTAAAAATGAATAAATTAAAATTCAATTATTCTTATTCTAGATATACATTGGCGGGAAATACGAGTCTTTTTGGATTGACCATTAATTTTCAATAA
- the glgB gene encoding 1,4-alpha-glucan branching protein GlgB: protein MNKVQTHSLFTDFDIDLFKAGKHFRLYEKLGAHLIEVDGVKGVYFAVWAPTARSVSVVGDFNYWIQGEHQLQVRWDSSGIWEGFIPGIEKGTTYKYKIQSNNGGVITEKADPFAFYCEKPPHTASVVWDLDYKWDDKNWMETRKDHNGLDKPYSVYEVHLGSWKRHGDENRFLTYEEFAVDLVNYVKETGFTHVEFMPVMEYPYDPSWGYQLVGYFAPTSRFGNPQGFMHLVDSLHKAGIGVILDWVPSHFPDDAHGLGYFDGSNLYEHPDRRKGYHPDWKSLVFNYGRNEVRSFLISNAIFWLQHYHVDALRVDAVASMLYLDYSRKDGEWEPNEYGGRENLDTISFLKEFNEAVYGSFEGVQTIAEESTSFPMVSKPTFMGGLGFGMKWMMGWMHDTLEYFKKETVYRKYHQNELTFSMTYAFSENFMLPLSHDEVVYGKCSIAGRMPGDEWQKFANLRLLYGYMFTHPGTKLLFMGSEFGQSAEWNFEASLDWHLLQYPVHAGVKKVITDLNALYKSEPALHEKQFSPEGFEWINYSDHQNAVMSYIRNGNDKKESVIVVCNFTPVVRNEYRIGLPRKGKLKEIFNSDAEIYGGSGISNPDKITIESSPYDGRDYSAELVLAPLSVTVFKIS, encoded by the coding sequence ATGAATAAAGTACAAACGCATTCTCTTTTTACCGATTTTGATATCGATTTGTTTAAGGCTGGAAAACATTTCAGACTTTACGAAAAATTAGGGGCGCATCTTATTGAAGTTGACGGAGTAAAAGGAGTGTATTTTGCCGTTTGGGCACCAACTGCTCGTTCGGTTTCTGTTGTAGGAGATTTTAATTACTGGATACAAGGCGAACATCAGCTTCAAGTACGTTGGGATTCTTCGGGTATTTGGGAAGGTTTTATTCCAGGTATCGAAAAAGGAACAACTTATAAGTATAAAATTCAATCAAATAACGGTGGAGTAATTACTGAAAAAGCAGATCCTTTTGCTTTTTACTGCGAAAAACCACCTCATACTGCTTCTGTAGTTTGGGATTTAGATTATAAATGGGACGATAAAAATTGGATGGAAACAAGAAAAGACCATAACGGTCTTGATAAACCTTATTCAGTTTATGAAGTACATTTAGGTTCTTGGAAACGTCATGGTGATGAAAATCGGTTTTTAACTTATGAAGAATTTGCTGTAGATTTAGTAAACTATGTCAAAGAAACTGGATTTACTCATGTTGAGTTTATGCCTGTAATGGAATATCCTTATGACCCTTCTTGGGGGTATCAATTAGTAGGTTATTTTGCTCCAACATCTCGTTTTGGTAATCCTCAGGGCTTTATGCATTTAGTTGATTCCTTACACAAAGCAGGGATTGGCGTAATATTAGACTGGGTACCATCACATTTTCCTGATGATGCACATGGATTAGGCTATTTTGATGGCTCAAACTTATACGAACATCCAGATAGAAGGAAAGGATATCACCCTGATTGGAAAAGTTTAGTCTTTAATTATGGTCGAAATGAAGTTCGTTCATTCTTAATTAGTAATGCTATCTTCTGGTTACAGCACTATCATGTAGATGCATTACGAGTAGATGCTGTTGCTTCTATGTTGTATTTAGATTATTCTAGAAAAGATGGAGAATGGGAGCCAAATGAATATGGTGGACGCGAAAACTTAGATACAATTAGTTTCTTAAAAGAATTCAATGAAGCGGTATATGGTAGCTTTGAAGGTGTTCAAACCATAGCAGAAGAAAGTACTTCATTCCCAATGGTGTCTAAACCAACTTTTATGGGTGGTTTAGGTTTTGGAATGAAATGGATGATGGGTTGGATGCATGATACTTTAGAATATTTCAAAAAAGAAACGGTCTATAGAAAGTACCATCAAAATGAATTGACTTTTTCAATGACATATGCTTTTTCCGAAAATTTCATGCTACCTCTTTCACATGACGAAGTAGTGTACGGAAAATGTTCAATCGCAGGAAGAATGCCTGGGGATGAATGGCAAAAATTTGCGAATCTAAGGCTTCTTTATGGGTATATGTTTACACATCCAGGGACAAAATTATTGTTTATGGGGTCTGAGTTTGGTCAAAGTGCAGAGTGGAATTTTGAAGCAAGTTTAGATTGGCACTTATTACAATATCCTGTACATGCTGGAGTCAAAAAAGTAATTACTGATTTGAATGCACTGTATAAATCCGAACCTGCATTACATGAAAAACAATTTAGTCCAGAAGGATTTGAGTGGATTAATTATTCTGACCATCAGAATGCGGTGATGTCCTATATTAGAAATGGAAACGATAAAAAAGAAAGTGTAATTGTAGTTTGTAATTTTACGCCAGTCGTTCGTAATGAATATAGAATAGGATTGCCAAGAAAAGGAAAATTAAAAGAAATTTTCAACAGTGATGCTGAAATATATGGTGGAAGTGGGATTAGCAACCCTGATAAAATTACAATAGAATCTTCTCCTTATGACGGAAGAGATTATTCTGCAGAATTGGTGTTAGCTCCACTGAGCGTTACTGTTTTTAAAATTTCATAG
- a CDS encoding MFS transporter has product MNDLQKGDKKLLNAWAFYDWANSVYTLTIASAVFPIFYEALFSNDDHYINVFGLHLKNTALISFITATAFLVVSFISPLLSGIADYVGNKKSFMKFFCYLGALSCMGLYWFDLENIYLGLGFYFLGLIGYWGSLVFYNSYLPDIAFPEQQDQISAKGYSLGYIGSVVLLIINLTMIMKPTLFGITGTAGEASMKAMRYSFVMVGVWWVLFSQYSYYYLPKGNNNSQHKVTKAIIFNGFKELKKVWLLLEENVRLKAYLKSFFVSIMAVQTVMLVATYFGAQEIQWSSKEESTIGLIICILLIQIVAVLGAILTSRSSNKWGNIPTLIGINCIWIVFCILAYFITLPIHFYIMATIAGLVMGGIQSLSRSTYSKLLPETKDTASFFSFYDVAEKIGIVIGMLVYGLIDQITGSPRLAIVFLAFFFIIAVVLLNKIPKKEH; this is encoded by the coding sequence ATGAATGATTTACAAAAAGGAGATAAAAAGTTATTGAATGCTTGGGCTTTTTATGATTGGGCTAATTCGGTTTACACACTTACAATTGCTTCGGCAGTGTTTCCTATTTTCTATGAAGCTTTATTTTCAAATGATGATCATTATATAAATGTTTTTGGTTTACATCTCAAAAATACGGCCTTGATTAGTTTCATTACGGCTACTGCATTTTTAGTGGTTTCTTTCATTTCTCCTTTATTATCTGGAATTGCTGATTATGTAGGTAACAAAAAATCATTTATGAAGTTTTTTTGTTACCTAGGCGCTTTGTCTTGTATGGGTTTGTATTGGTTTGATTTGGAAAACATATATTTAGGTTTAGGATTTTATTTTTTAGGCTTAATAGGGTATTGGGGGAGCTTGGTTTTTTATAATTCCTATTTGCCAGACATTGCTTTTCCTGAACAACAAGATCAAATTAGTGCCAAAGGATATTCATTAGGATACATTGGAAGCGTTGTTTTGTTGATTATTAATCTAACGATGATAATGAAACCAACACTTTTTGGTATTACAGGAACCGCAGGTGAGGCATCAATGAAAGCCATGCGCTATTCCTTTGTAATGGTAGGAGTGTGGTGGGTTTTATTCAGCCAATATTCGTATTATTATTTGCCAAAAGGAAACAATAATTCGCAGCATAAAGTAACCAAAGCCATTATTTTTAATGGATTTAAGGAGCTTAAAAAAGTTTGGTTATTATTAGAAGAAAATGTTCGCTTAAAAGCGTATTTAAAAAGTTTTTTTGTATCAATTATGGCGGTGCAAACAGTGATGTTAGTAGCAACTTATTTTGGAGCACAAGAAATTCAATGGTCTTCAAAAGAGGAAAGCACCATTGGGTTGATTATTTGTATTTTATTGATACAAATTGTAGCTGTTTTAGGAGCTATTTTAACTTCTCGATCTTCTAATAAATGGGGAAATATACCCACTTTAATAGGAATCAATTGTATATGGATCGTGTTTTGCATTCTGGCTTACTTCATCACTTTGCCCATACATTTTTATATCATGGCTACTATAGCTGGACTTGTCATGGGAGGAATTCAATCGTTGTCTCGTTCAACCTATTCAAAGTTATTACCTGAAACGAAGGACACGGCCTCTTTTTTTAGTTTCTATGATGTGGCTGAAAAAATTGGAATTGTAATAGGAATGTTGGTTTACGGACTAATAGACCAAATTACGGGTAGCCCTAGATTAGCAATTGTATTTTTAGCTTTCTTTTTTATCATTGCAGTGGTTTTATTAAATAAAATCCCCAAAAAAGAGCACTAA
- a CDS encoding M48 family metallopeptidase: MKKNLFIGICTIGLMVSCATNPLTGKKTLNFVSNSELFPSSFQQYGEFLKENKVITGTTDAKKVETVGLKIKSAAERYLASLGQTEYLKDYRWEYKLVDNKEVNAWCMPGGKIVVYSGIMPIAKNDAGLATVMGHEVSHALANHGAQRMSASQIQSLGAVGVAVATGGQSAEKQAMWQQYYGMGSQVGVMLPFSRSHETEADKIGLVLMAIAGYNPEESINFWTRMSAGSNGQAPAEMLSTHPSDATRIANLKAMVPEAKAIAAKFGVVFK; this comes from the coding sequence ATGAAAAAGAATTTATTTATAGGTATTTGTACTATCGGTTTGATGGTTTCTTGCGCAACTAATCCTCTTACAGGAAAAAAAACGTTGAATTTTGTTTCAAATAGTGAATTGTTTCCATCTTCTTTTCAACAATACGGTGAGTTTTTGAAAGAAAACAAAGTGATTACTGGAACAACTGATGCAAAGAAAGTTGAAACGGTAGGTCTTAAAATTAAAAGTGCTGCCGAAAGATATTTAGCATCTCTTGGGCAAACGGAATATTTAAAAGATTACCGTTGGGAATACAAACTAGTAGATAATAAAGAAGTAAATGCTTGGTGTATGCCTGGAGGTAAGATTGTAGTTTATTCTGGAATTATGCCTATAGCTAAAAATGATGCAGGTTTAGCAACGGTTATGGGACACGAAGTATCACATGCATTAGCTAATCACGGTGCACAACGTATGAGTGCTTCACAAATACAATCGCTAGGTGCTGTAGGTGTTGCTGTTGCAACAGGTGGTCAAAGTGCTGAAAAACAAGCGATGTGGCAACAATATTACGGTATGGGATCTCAAGTAGGAGTGATGTTACCTTTTAGCCGTAGTCATGAAACTGAAGCTGATAAGATTGGATTAGTATTGATGGCAATTGCAGGGTATAATCCAGAGGAATCAATCAATTTCTGGACAAGAATGTCTGCAGGTTCAAATGGACAAGCTCCCGCTGAAATGCTAAGTACACATCCATCTGATGCGACTAGAATTGCTAACTTAAAAGCAATGGTTCCTGAAGCAAAAGCTATTGCAGCTAAATTTGGAGTTGTTTTCAAATAA